A single Nitrospinota bacterium DNA region contains:
- a CDS encoding DUF3391 domain-containing protein, giving the protein MPEEVKTVIKKIRTSDLRIGMYVHKVDSSWLSTPFMLGSFAVASQKDIQKLLDYEIGNVFIDTSKGLDVGEAAASVAEKEKQLSEADFFRVSLNELVIDRAVPADMYKKGASGGFDLIMKHGLAYGEEVNELFRDAGLTEALIPLDQKKLFESYRHAIEVESENRKSQGFGDDFLDPRKVEAHFDFMLNFQAISPLALVDNTKPPFSIYIREGEEVKETHPAKAPLNHEQIERWAEEETNILVRREDQEAYKAYMFEYTKNSKDMRARATFVKENSRIIIEGLAQNPRSEQLMKETKESVADLAGTVIQNPTTFYGLMKINNYDYYTFTHSVNVATLSLALAMAAGVNGKEELADLGLGAILHDIGKSRVDQKIINKPGKLTDEEYKTVTNHVMLGYEMLRVNKSISERAFLPLLQHHEKLSGKGYPNKLPAEKIHMFGRISAIIDIYDALTTERAYKKAFKPFDALVLISKSEEDFDKKLFGLFVKIIHKQQA; this is encoded by the coding sequence ATGCCGGAAGAAGTTAAGACCGTCATTAAGAAAATAAGGACGTCCGACCTTAGGATCGGGATGTATGTCCATAAGGTGGACAGCTCCTGGCTTTCCACCCCATTCATGCTCGGCAGTTTTGCGGTGGCTTCCCAGAAAGACATACAGAAACTGCTGGATTACGAAATCGGCAATGTCTTCATAGACACGTCAAAAGGGCTGGACGTAGGGGAAGCGGCCGCCTCAGTGGCCGAAAAGGAAAAACAGCTCAGTGAGGCCGATTTTTTCAGGGTATCCCTCAACGAGCTTGTGATAGACCGAGCCGTTCCGGCGGACATGTACAAAAAGGGGGCCTCCGGCGGATTTGATCTGATCATGAAGCATGGGCTGGCGTATGGCGAGGAGGTCAACGAGCTTTTCCGCGACGCAGGGCTGACCGAGGCCTTAATCCCGCTGGACCAGAAAAAACTTTTTGAAAGCTACCGCCACGCCATCGAGGTGGAGTCGGAAAACCGCAAGAGCCAGGGATTCGGCGACGATTTCCTTGATCCGCGCAAGGTGGAAGCGCACTTTGATTTTATGCTCAATTTCCAGGCCATCAGCCCCCTGGCGCTGGTGGACAACACCAAACCGCCGTTTTCCATCTATATAAGGGAAGGGGAGGAGGTGAAAGAGACCCATCCGGCGAAAGCCCCGTTGAACCACGAGCAGATCGAAAGATGGGCCGAGGAGGAGACGAACATCCTTGTCCGCAGGGAGGACCAGGAAGCCTACAAGGCCTATATGTTCGAATACACGAAAAACTCCAAGGACATGCGCGCCCGCGCAACATTCGTCAAGGAGAACTCCAGGATAATAATCGAAGGGCTTGCCCAGAATCCGCGGTCGGAGCAGCTGATGAAGGAGACGAAGGAATCCGTGGCGGACCTTGCCGGAACGGTGATCCAGAATCCCACCACCTTCTACGGCCTTATGAAGATAAACAATTACGACTATTACACGTTCACCCATTCGGTGAACGTGGCCACCCTTTCGTTGGCGCTGGCCATGGCCGCCGGGGTGAACGGCAAGGAGGAGCTTGCGGACCTGGGCCTTGGCGCCATACTCCACGACATCGGCAAAAGCCGGGTGGACCAGAAAATCATCAACAAGCCGGGCAAGCTCACCGACGAAGAGTACAAGACCGTCACAAACCACGTGATGCTGGGATACGAAATGCTCCGGGTGAACAAGTCCATATCGGAACGGGCGTTCCTGCCGCTGCTCCAGCACCATGAGAAACTTTCCGGCAAAGGGTATCCCAACAAGCTGCCTGCGGAGAAGATACACATGTTCGGCCGCATATCGGCGATCATAGACATATATGACGCGCTGACCACCGAACGGGCCTATAAAAAGGCGTTCAAGCCTTTCGACGCGCTGGTGCTCATCTCCAAGAGCGAGGAGGACTT